Genomic window (Balearica regulorum gibbericeps isolate bBalReg1 chromosome Z, bBalReg1.pri, whole genome shotgun sequence):
AGGAGccatgcatcccaacaaagaggaagtcaggcaaaaacaccaagagacccccatggatgaacaaggaggtcctgggcaaagtcaaacacaaaaaggaagcctacagaggctggaagcaagggcaggtagcttgggaagaatacagagaaactgtccaagcagccagggatcaggttaggaaagccaaagccctgatagaaattagtctggcctGGGAcgtcaaggacaagaagaaaagctttgataggtatgtcagtgacaacaggaggacgagggaaaatgtggataccctccagaatgaaatgggttaCCCAGGATacggagaaggctgaggtactcaacagcttctttgcctcagtcttcactggcaagtgcttgagccacactgcccaggtcacagaaagcagggactgggagaatgcagaaccgcccactgtaggagaagatcaggttcgagaatatctaagcaccctgaaggtgcacaagtccatgggacctgatgagattcatccgcgggtcttgagggaactggcggatgaagtggccaagccactctccatcatatttgagaaatcCTGGCAATCTGGCAAAattcccaccgactggaagagggaaaacctaacccccatttttaagaaggggaaaaaagaagacccagggaactacaggccggtcagtctcacctccatgcctggcaagattatggaacagaccctcctggagactatgctcaggcacgtggaaaataaggaggtggttggtgacagccaacacagcttcactaagggcaaattgtgcctgacaaagtaggtggccttctatgatggggttacagcgtccgtggataagagaagggcaactgacatcatctacctggacttgtgcaaggcatttgacactgtcccgcacaatATCCTTGTCTCtcaattggagagacatgggttcgatggatggacgacgcagtggataaggaattggctggacggtcacactcaaagagttgtgatcaacagctcaatgtccaagtggagaacagtgatgagtggcgttcctcaggggtcggtactgggaccggcactgttcaacatctttgtcggcgacatggacagtgggatcgagtgcaccctcagcaagtttgccgatgacaccaacCTGCGTGGTGaggtcgacacactggagggaagggatgccatccagagggaccttgacaggctggacaggtgggcctgtgtgaactgcatgaagttcaacaaggccaaatgcaaagtcctgcatgtgggtcagcacaatcccaagcatgactacagGCTGGccgaggaatggattgaaagcagccccgaggagaaggacttgggggtattgattgatgagaagctcaacatgagctggaagtgtgcacttgcagctcagaaagccaaccgtgtcctgggctgcatcaaaagaggtgtgaccagcaggtcgagggacatgatcctgcccctctactctactcttgtgagaccccacctggagtttTGTGTTCAGCTCTGGCAGCCCCAGTAGAGaagagacatggacctgttggaaagagtccagaggagggccatgaagctgatcagagggatggagcacctctcctgtgaggacaggctgagagagttgggattgttcagcctggagaaaagaaggctctggggagatccaattgtggctttccagtacctgaagggggcctacaggaaagctggtgagggactgtttatcagggagtgtagtgacaggacagggggtaatgggtttaagctgaaggagggtcgatttagatgagatgttagaaagaaattctttactgtgaggttggtgaggcactggaacaggtcgcccagagaggttgtggaggccccctccctggaagtgtttaaggccaggctggatgaggcttttgggcaatgtggtctagtggagggtgtccctgcccacagcagggggttggaactagatgatctttaaggtcccttccaacccaaaccattctatgattctatatggTGTTGTTGGGTCAACGGCTGGACTTAAgcttagaggtcttttccaaccttaaagattctatgattctatgaattaacAGATGAGCAAAGACAATGCAGAAACAGTTACGCAACAGAGTTTGGAAAAAAGCTctaaagaattaattttccaaatatCAATTTGGAAAGATTTCTTCTAAATGATGGGTCACAAGTCAATGGCCACTGTTCCATTTACATGGATGTTTCGCCAGCTTCAAAGCTTATCAGTTTCAAGCATTCAACACTCATTCAACTTTTAGCTTTTctaggaagaaagaaatcccaAAGGCTTTACTTTATAACATCTTAAACAGAGATATTTTATTCAAAGCTTTTCAGACATCAGATTAAtgcagaaagagacagaaaaacttTCCACATTGACAAAATCACAATTGTTTTCCATACAAATGTAGACTAGGCTCCCAAGACTTGGTTTTGTTCCTACAAGTTGTAAACAAGCAAGACAATATTAAAACAGCTTTctatttgttaaaaaattatgtaagaAAATTTAATCTTAACACCACAACTAACACATTTAACACAAATCCTCCCCCTAACTAAGAAAtctaaataaaggaaaagagtaCCAATAAGGAGTTTTACTGCATCCTTCATCCTCTGAGTTCTTACATGATTTGCTGGGCTACGTTCTTTTTGtgtgtaggttttttttgttttcatttggttttgttggttgtattttaacaaagctgttcttttctataaaaaagttttatagCCTTGATtgctctgcaggaagaaaaaagtttccaCTACAAAAGAGTTCACAGtattgaaaatgcatttccctTTCCCGAAAGCACCTAAATATAAAAAGAGGTCAACAGCAACTGGCTAGTCTAGAGTGGTGTAAGAAAACTAGATCCCCAAAACACACTGGAATATTTCTATTCCAGCAAGGTTTCAGTAAAAAAAGACTGGCATATAAATCTGGGGGGCAGTGACATCATTTTTCAAACAGTACACTGTTCAGAGTCAACGATTCACATCCTGCGAGAAAGTTACAGATACTTCTTTTACAAAACTtccttttcagcagcaaaaaaaattaaggccATCAGACTCGCAGCTTAAAAAATTCACATacagcaaatacaaaaataagttGTGCTTCTGAGAAGGGCCTGTTCTGTAGGCAAGGATTACCATGATTTGAAAAACCTGGCTGACTGGAAGTTTACATGGTCACACAGCTTCTGTTAGAGGTCTTTGGGACTGTCTGTTATGAATAGAAAAAGAGTCATCTTAAAACCAGGAGTAAAAAATTTAACAACTCAAAATAATATactgtacatttttaatatatgaaattattaaCCTGGCATGGTCTAAGCAAGAGTCAGCATGCAAAGCGGTATAACCTGTTATCCCCTGTAAGTAAAGAATGCTAGATATCCTTACCTATGAGAGGTAATGGAGGATAGgtacaagaaaaacacaaccGTGGTAATTACTGTATTTGAATCTCAAGTCAGAAAGCATTGAGTTTAGACAGGTAATGAATACTGCAGGGAGCATATACAAGTGCCTTCAGAGTTTTTGTCTAAAGATATCTAATCTCTCTgtaacatttttgtaaataaagctACCGAGACACATACTTTAGCTGAACTACATGATCCCAGAAACCACAGGAGCAGCTGGATGCACTTCAGTGCTTTTGCATAACTGCAATAAAAACCTGACTCTATTAAATGCCATATAGCTATGATTCAGTTGTAGGCCAAAAACCAAGGCTGTGAAAATATATCACTTCCAACACAGCCAAATCTCTCCAATTTTTGTCTGTTTACATATGCACACTTAATTACTGTTCTATATTACCTTTTCTAACTGATTTTAAGATGTGTGGACAATCAAATATGTTATATCTCAGTATTTTCCcttgtatttcaaaacattttatattgcCACTGCAAGTTCACACTTTTCCACTGCCTTCAGAGTTGCATTTCTTCAGCATGCAAGAGATTTTCTCTGACAGTATATTTAAATCTCTCATTTCCTCTATCAGAGGAAATGAGAGATTTAAGTTCTCAAAACTTTAGGTGTACCTGCTTAAGACAAACTTCACCATAAACAATTGTCCTAGGGAAAATCTTATTATGAAGAGTTAAAAACAAATCCCCAAATCTTTAAgctttaaaactgtgttttaagaaaaatctactTCTTTCCATCAAGGGAATATGTGaagtattactttttttatacTGGTTTTAGTAACACGGCTTCATGCTTTCATAAAATTACtgattaaacaaacaaaaataagagaacAACCACACCCAAACAGGTATGGTATTTCTCCAAAAATTCATGACTTACACATCCATTTTTTCAATCTACATAACCTTGTTAACCTAAGATACCTGCTGGTGGTGAAGGTCGTCTTCCTCCAcaacttcagctgcttcttcctcaaCTTGCTCCCCTTCATGTACAGTTGTTTTAAAGACAgtgcttctctgagcaacctccTGCaacacagttttatttttaagacttgGCTCTTCTAAAGATCTGGTGCTAATCTACTTAGATTTTGAGAAATGGAGTTCCAGCTGTCGGGAAAGGTACTTGTACTCATTTTGTCCATATACTTTTAATATAGTACTGTGCATATCTAGCGTAACACCTTAGTTTTAACCATCTTAATGATTAAAAACAGTCTTTCTAGCAAGATACTCAAGTTcttccaaattctgctttttttaatatatttaaatattttcttccaattcCAAGATGCCACAGCGACTGTCCTACCCAAAGTTTTAATTCCCACGTTAGAATCAATGCCTTATTGCTTAAAGTGAGTTTCACTGTAACATTCCCCCACCCCcataaattagttttctttaaaactctgTGTTTAAAAGACAAATCACTGAagatctctctttcttttcaaaacatattCTAAGGCATTGCCCAATTCCTGGCATGTGGGCAGTGTCTGAACAACTTTCTACTACTTTCTACTACTAATACCCAACATAGGTGAAAAAATTCACATGCTTCAATAGATTACATTCAAAAATTGCAGTTAAGACAGACGGGTATGGTATTCTTGTTTGCatagcaaaaagagaaaaaacccatgCGCATTCACATGTAAATTCCTAACAATGACTTTACCTGCCTCTTTACAGGGGATGGTACCACAAAAAGACAAGTTCAAATACATCTGAGATACTTTACCTCTCCCTGAGAATTTTTCAGTACAACTTTCACATCTTCACCAGTGCCCCAAGAATTCTGGTTCTTCCAGATGAGGTCAGTGGGAGGGCTGGCAGTTACTCCAGCATTTGCAGCCCAGATCTGTTAAGAGTCACACACAAGCATTATTATTTAGATGTTATTTATTGAGTTAGTGTGTTCCATTTAAGTGACACTGGTGAATCTCCTCCAGTTAAGAAAATACAAGTCTCTGCCTACCTACCTCCAAAGTTtcttataataaaatattcccacattttttaatgcagagACTTTTGAATATGTAAATGCACCTGTTTACAATCAAAATTATAAACCTTCCATATAGAAAGTAAGTTTCTGAAAGTGTGGCTCTGTCCAACTTCTTCCAAGCAATTGATACAACTCATGCCCCAATGCAAGTAATAAGTGATTGTTTTCTAAACACTacacagaaaggacaaaacTAAAACCCTTGCATTTTACTGACACACACAAGTTAGCCTAAAGCCCATTTCAACTGAACAGCTGAAGCTTGACAACTTACTGTAACAGTTTGGCCTGCCTTTAGTATATATCTTGAGGTATATCTGAAACTAGCAgaagtgtttcctttttttcgGATCATCTCCCAGCCTCCCATAGGTTGATCCTAATCAAAacggaggggaaaaaaatttccagcaaTAGTCATTTTCTGTTACACATGTAGGATATTTTACATATAAGGCCATGAGGCACATAACATCTTCAGTAAAATCATTTATTATCACTTGATCTTCAGCACGCAATTAGAATCATTTTAGTTACATTTGTCTCACCTCTCATTTCAAGTTAAAGCTTAATGCATCCTGCTTTTCAGTCCTGATATTATATTAACTAATGTTTAAAATTTGCATCAGTTTTGGtccagaaaaatacataaataaatattaaaatcccTTACAAATGtataatacatttttgaaacaCAGAAGGACAAGCAGGCTTCTTAGAAAACAAGATATTCCTGTCAGTCGtcttaaaatgtgtttctctATATGCATACTTCCCACTACATACTCCTTTGCAAGAcctacattattttttctttcaattttttgcCTACCAACTACTTGAAAAGCACTACCAAATCTAATAGAAAAGCATACAGAAGTCATGATTACAGTATGACTATTTCAAAGCAAGAGTAGATCCTTAAATTCTTCCACCAACAGTTTCCAAACATTAAACACTTGCCACTGAAGTCTGAAAACAGACAGCTAAGATCATCTAAAATAAAGTCTTGTTTATCTTAATGGATGCTGACATTCAGTTGGTCATTGCAACAGAACACACCATACTtaaagaggatttttattttatatatatatatatataaaaaactgTCAGAACACTTGTGAAAATTCCTCAAGTACAGCTTATTACACTGCACTACAGACAGTTGCTCAAATCTAGACCCCTGGCAAAGTGCTAGAACCATGAACCATCTGTGGCTACTGGTAATAGAACTCATGGTCCTTCCACAGAACAATGAATGTATACCTAAATTAAATAAAGGCGGGGGGAAAACCCTTGTGGTACACAACGTGTGGGTGGGGGAAATTGagtttgagtttaaaaaaaaaaccctcaaaaaggaaaaaaatgacaggtCCTGACTCTCTAGAAGTAGTCTTTGATTTGTCTGAATTTAGTCATCTCAACCCTTAGCTGTCTAGACAAGGTTTTGTACATTCAGTAAATGAACCAGGCACTCTCAGCCAACACCTCAGGCAGGTAATTAAGATACATATATATCACCACCTGGAGGAGTCTGTCAGTCTCTTGATTAGAGGGGACCAAGACACTTGGAACCAGACCAATCTTTGTCATCTAAAACATCAAGATGAGCTGCCTTTTAGTGGATCTGATGACATCAGAAAAAGCCTATGTgtcactgaaagcaaagaatgCAGCTAACATTTCCACACACAGCTGATGCACAGAGCAAGGCAAGATTTacttagatttttctgaaatcaagGCTGCAAGAAATTAGGTCTTATAATTCTGGTGTCCTAATGAGATAATGCTCaattctctcttctcccagacAAAGGATTCAAGACATTATAGTTCCCACTCTCCAACCCTTCCTGTGATGACTTGCAGAACTGCATATAGCAtaggactttttttcttaagcagaaATTACAAGTAatggcaggcagggagagacaggggcaggggggaagcGTACTGAATATAACAGCATCATTCTGAGGGGAACATAAGGAAAAGTTTTGATTATTACTCAAATGGAGTACCCTTTGATAAACAGATATGTGTGTTCCCCCAATACAAGTTCCAACCTATTCCCAGAATGAAATAATCTGAGTAGCCACAATAATGGTGGCTTTGGCATGGGAACTGAGGGCTCTTAAAAACTGTGGATGCAGccaaggaagaaggaaaactcATTTAGAGAAGGTATACACAAATACAAAGGACACAGGCagttaattacatttattttgtatcattatgtatttcttttgggGCTTTTTAAGGAAAGTTCTTAAAAGGCCTCTCAAGTAACCTAATGTCTGCACTATTTCTTATCAGTGACAATATTATCATTGCAGATCATTTTGCAAGGCAGAACTCTTAAGAGAGTGATGTAACACTCTGGTGGCTAGCGGGCAActtagtaataaaataattgctatgaaaagcattaaaaatcaTTAGGAAGAAATCATCAATCCAGAATACTGTATTAAAGCTGACTTTGTGACACACTACTTTCTTAGTGCCATCTTATACAGTGAGCTTTAGCTCCAGGGTCACCATGAAGCCTGAGGGCAAAAAGGGTGCTGAGGATACCTCTACTTCTACCTCTAATAAGTCCATTGTAAAGTTGTGATGTGTGCCTTTTCAAACCTGGTCCGAGGTGTTCTTCAAGCGAATGAATTTTCCATCAACGTCTATCTCCTCAATAGAGATACTTCCAGTGGAAGAAGCTGAGTGGAAAATGCTAACACTACTGCTGGCTTCAGATTCCTCCACATcaatcttcctcctcttccctctggtTGTATGCACATTATGGCTTGAAGAAGCCCGTGAAACTGTCACTCGGGAAGATGGGTTTGGAGAAAGTCTCAACCTACattgaagaaaggaagaaatatgcacactttggttttactttttccacctttttttataactctcttcctccccaaagAATTATACAGGAAAAAGGTACAGGAATATAGTAAACAAAGTATGTTACATGGAAAAAGTGAAGCCTTAGGCACTTTTTGAAGAATTGAATAAAATGTTGTCAAACAGCTGTTTAATGCTTTCGGAGCATAGAATACTGAAAGACATTAAGATCATAAAGGCAGCTCTATGCATTTGTTAAAGACTGCAGTAGATGGAACAAGTAAAGAAACAACTCTTTGCATGCCTTAAGCCACTGTATTGTAGGAAGTTTATGCAAAAACCCAATGGCACAAGAGCTTTTGCTGTTTCATCCCTACACCTGAGAGGAATCAACCTGGACTAGCAGGATGTaattcagaaaacaatgaaGTAACAAGCTACTTTAAATGACAGCTGTCACTTATCAAGCAAAAATTCTCAGTATTGTTCAGCTCTGTGGTCAGATGTAGAAAATGCAGCTAGCTGATAAGCTGGGCAATCTTAATAGCtattactttattaaaattattcaatACTTAAAGAAATCTGGCTAACAAATAACCCTGTAATTaactctgtcctggtttcggcagggatagagttatttttcttcctagcagctggtatggtgctgtggttcagatttaggatgagaataatgttgataacacactgatgtttttacttgttgccaagcagtcaagaaCTTTttagcttctcatactgccctgctaacAATAAGGTGGGGGGTGcataagaagctgggaggggacaaagccaggagagctgacccaaactggccaaaggaatattccataccctATAATGTCATGTTCCATGTTAACTGTGGGGTGGGCTTGGAGGCAAGTCAGCTCAGAGTCTTGTGGAGCACtgacttcaggtggtgagaagttgtgctgttcatcactggttgtgtttgtttcattattttccctttttttgtcctattaaatttctttatctcaacccacgagtcttttttccttttcctttttcaattctctcccccatacCACTGGAAGGGGGGAAgagagtgaacagctgtgtgattgttttagctgcctgccagattaaaccacaacactgaaaaataatagtaaacACGTACACCAAAGACCTACAAATGACAATTCATTACCTCCTCAATTGCTGCATCTTAATAGAAGAATGGTGTTTGTTCCCTTGAGAGCTATTGGTCTGATACTCAAGCAGCTTGGTCTCATGGAGTCTAAGTGTCAGACAGGAGGGGGCAAAAACAGAGAGTGCCTTGGAAACTGTAGTAAAGCACCTAGTGAATGCATTCCCAGTAAGAACTGCCTTTTAACACAGAATGAGAAAAGTCAGGGAAGCACACAGATACCAGCATTTGTTCCTACATTCTTTCATACCTCTTCTCTTCACCCTCCAGCAATTTCCGGTATGCATCGATTTCCATATCGAGTGCCAGTTTAACGTCCAGAAGTTGTTCATAGTCATTCAGCTGCTCCTGCATCTGCTTTCTTATGTCtaccatttccttctctttctcagccAGTATTTTGCGACAGTTTTCCCGTTCCTTGGCCAAGCTGTCCTCAAGCTCTTGCACTCTACCTTGCCATGCTCTAGTCTAGAAAGCATTGAAAATATCAGCGGTGCAAAGGAAAGCTCACCCAAACCTTCATGCACTCTGCTATTCAGGCAACATCAGATTAAAAACATTAAGCATCCTACCCCCTTTCTGAATTCAAACTCACCCATATACAACTTCCTGTTCTCCACCTCATCTACTACAAACACACCACCTTATGTTCCAATGAAACTCACAATATACTTTGAGACACAACTACCTGCTCCATTTTTTCTGAGATCTGAAGATATGTTACTACACCTGAATTTATTCAGTCAGGAAGAACTGAGCTTAAGAGTCAAACTGTTTAAGATGTGCTGGAAAGGACACAAAATTGAAGTGCAGCTCAGGGTACGTCAGATACTGCAGTAACTGCTCTTTACCTTTCAGATGTCTACTTCCTGCTTCAATTTACTGCTGCCAATTCTGAATTCTGGCAGGAAGTTCCTCTAAGGGAAATAGGGGTTGTTGTCAGTGAAAGCCTGTCTGCCAGTTTTCAAAGCCTTCAAGGTTTGCTGGAAGTACATTGGTAAGTGTTCCATGAAGAAAGCTAATTTGTGACATACTTTAAATGCCACATCAAGCCAGTAGAACTTCATATTGTATGTACAGAAGGGAATGTTTATCAAAGAAAGGCCAAATGATGACAGCTTTAAAGTTTACTTTCCCTGAccatgctttcttctgtttgacAGTCTCttgagttttgggtttttttttaattaaaggacaGAGGAACTAATGCCCCACAATCACCTTGTCTGGTTAAGTCACTAAGTTTGCTATGCAGGCACTCTACTTAGATGTCATCATAGTCTAGAGACAATGAAAACAGGCAGTCTAAAAGGATGATGCAGAAGACCAGTGTAACTGTCAATGTTAAGAGCCAGATAAggaatttaataaaagaaattgagTGTCACATGGAAGATCCCAGTAGAAACTACTACAGAGCTCCATGTTGGTAACTCAAACCAGACCAGCATCAATGACAAGACAGGTGTCTTCTTACAAGAGAAGAAAGCTAAAGTTCGTGCtagcaaatggaaaacaaaaactgtACTGGGTTGACATgactagcaaaaaaaacccagagcagcaaaatgttttttttagtGCACAATCACAATCAAACTGGCAGAAGTTGATTTTGATAGCCCTAAAGTTAACAACCAACACCTCTGCAAATTCAGAAGCAAGTTCTCTGAACCTAGCTGTCACTCCCAAGTAAGCAACAGAATACAGGTtattaacaaaagaaagaagggaaaaacaacctCAGAAACGCCTGTTGACTGAAGCACCACAAGAAAGATGATGGTAATCTAAGGGCAGAAATAAGATCTAACTAGGCAAAACTCTCAATCCAATTCTTGTGTAGCCTCATGCACATTCATTATGCCTGCCAACTTACttcaaaaattatgaaaaaacatCCCATGCATTTATATTCTTCACTTGAAATACCCAGAATTTAAGTCCTACAAGAGTCTACTGTACAGGAGGAATACTATTCAGAATGTATCATAGAAAGGATCAAAGCCAAATATTactaatatttatattttaaaaaaaatatttattttgttgcattttcaACTGATTGGTAAGTTACAAAAGCCCGCTTCAAAACCAACTCCTAACATTTCTAATTTTCACTCTAGATTTTCCACTGCAGTGCACATGATATTACTCCCATCAAATAAGCTAGTACTGAACATATGGCTTGTCACAGGTTGTGTCATACTTCGAGTGTAATCTATATGCTCTGTGATCTAAGTATAATTAGTTTCTGCTCAAGACCCTCCTCTACAAATGCTCAAGTACAGTTATTTGATGCAATTTCTCAGCCTCCTACTTTATCTTAATTCGggtaagattttattttttttttacgttCTAGATGCAAACTGGATCTAGGATGAAAAGAGACACCAAACAGAGACTGCATATTCCAGCTTTGAATGTTACTTTGTACAATCCTATGCTGGGCTGTCTAATTACTACAGAACAGAACTAAATTGCTTAGAATGTCAAGAAGTTTTAATACAGAGCTCTTGTCTAAAATTGTCCCATCTATCCACAAAAGTTCCCACATGAGACAGTTAACTGCATCACCTCTCAAATACTCACTCTGTAACAGGATACTGCACAAAAAATTCAACTTTGTTGAAAGGAGACACTAAGAACAGAAGACCAGTTCAAGTCATGATGTTGAATATACTTAAGAGTTAATGGAAAGGAAGTCTTAATATAAAAAACAACAATTGTAGTTAGCAAGACTGAAGAGTCACAAACAGCTTGTTACCTCTTCCTGAAGGCTGCTGAGATGGGAAGACAGATTATCAATTCGTATGCGACTTTCCTGCAGTTCTTCTCTTACTGAGTTGGCCGAAGAACTGCTCATCTCATAGGACAGTCTAGCATTGTCAAGCTGCAGTAGATCAAGATACCAGTTTCAAAGTAAGttttaatagaagaaaactGAGTCACTAAAAACCACGCAAAAGACTAAGCCACAAAGTTCCTCTTTGTAGCTCTAACAATGAAACATCTCTTTCTTTAGGGGTTAAATATGCTGGCTCAATTACCATGCTGAATTGCCCTACCTGGGATCACAATCCTCTGAATATTTATTCTAGGATTAAAAACTTAAGTTTCTCTTTTAGATGTAACTGAAATTGGACTGCTAAGTTCAGTTTTCATGCTGGCCAGTGTTTcgttttaaatatttaattactgtaGCACTCGATTATGCTTAAATAGAAGAAgctaaactgaaaatatcaatTCTCTAAAACCAAGCAAACTTATGATAAATTTTAGCCAACATAAGCAAATTGGTAATGTGCCTTCAGATTACAGTACCAGTGCCAGGAGTCACTACTGCTTCGTTCTATCACGACTTTAAGCTCAAATTTTAAACTAGCTGCATCACTCCTGCTCAACTCTACCACATCCACTTGAGCAGCACCACACATTATTGAACTTGTAGTTGCACATGAAATGGAATctaaaaaaactttaaaaataaaagagtacaaaaatacagaaacagtatTCCTGAAGAGAGACAATAAGGAAGCCTCAATTATGAAAggatttttagattaaaaaaatattaaaacaaatatttttggctaGATCTTATTTTAAGTGAGTTTTTCCAGGTTAGATTGAAGTCCTGAAGACAAGTACACTGCTAAGACTGTAAATattgaaagactgaaaactaCGCTAATAAATTCAGTTTGTATCAACTTTACTGCTGTAACATCCtaccttgtttttaaaaatactaactGCAACAAGTGTAGCCACAGAAACCAGGTTCAGTTAAGACATCAGGATCCCTCCTGACAGAAATGCTGAATCatagcagaggaaggaaattatGAAATATAGCTCATTTCAGCTTGAGTACGCTTCCTCTCTAGAGGAGTGAAAAGTAGAAATCAATTTGGTGTAGTAAGACTTCCACATGTTTTGTACATGGTCAGGGGACACAGGATGCTCTCTGCTCAGCAAGCCCTATTATGAAATAAGTTTTATACAAACTATGGGACACCTTATTGATCCTCAAGACTACGTTACAGTTGATACATAATACATGAACTTTCCTTGAATTCATAGTAAGCCCAGTACTAATCACTTTTTCCCCACTGTTCACCTTCACACGATGCTTCCTAGTCTTCTA
Coding sequences:
- the LMNB1 gene encoding lamin-B1 — protein: MAATTPAVPQLEMQSRGSATARAPSPTRISRLQEKEELRRLNDRLAVYIDKVRSLETENSALQLQVTEREEVRGREVTGLKAIYEAELADARRALDDTARERAKLQIELGKIRAEHEQLLGGYAKKESDLNGAQARLQEFEAALNSKEAALATALGDKKSLEGQVKDLKDQIAQLEISCTAAKEQLANETLQKVDLENRCQSLIEDLEFRKNMYEEEINETRRKQETCVVEVDSGHQIEYEHKLAQALHEIREQHDGQVKLYKKELEQTYNAKLDNARLSYEMSSSSANSVREELQESRIRIDNLSSHLSSLQEETRAWQGRVQELEDSLAKERENCRKILAEKEKEMVDIRKQMQEQLNDYEQLLDVKLALDMEIDAYRKLLEGEEKRLRLSPNPSSRVTVSRASSSHNVHTTRGKRRKIDVEESEASSSVSIFHSASSTGSISIEEIDVDGKFIRLKNTSDQDQPMGGWEMIRKKGNTSASFRYTSRYILKAGQTVTIWAANAGVTASPPTDLIWKNQNSWGTGEDVKVVLKNSQGEEVAQRSTVFKTTVHEGEQVEEEAAEVVEEDDLHHQQTVPKTSNRSCVTM